The following proteins are encoded in a genomic region of Sneathiella marina:
- a CDS encoding MarR family winged helix-turn-helix transcriptional regulator yields the protein MPLTDFFDVIEFNDVFRISYLANAIVIPAYEEVQRDFGLKRGEYLLLACLSLLPVLTAQDVATMTRRPRNTISRAVNKMLAEEYIVRAPDPDDRRQLKLSITPSGRALHKKIAQRFVTRQEKILSVLSAKERKSLDGLLNKLVRHAATLDI from the coding sequence ATGCCCCTGACTGACTTTTTTGATGTCATCGAATTCAACGATGTTTTTCGCATTTCCTATCTGGCGAATGCGATTGTCATACCGGCATATGAAGAAGTCCAGCGAGACTTTGGGCTGAAGCGCGGGGAGTATCTGTTGCTGGCTTGTCTCAGCCTCCTACCCGTACTGACAGCACAGGACGTGGCGACGATGACACGCCGGCCGCGCAATACTATTTCACGGGCGGTGAACAAAATGCTGGCGGAAGAGTATATTGTCCGTGCACCGGATCCCGATGACCGGCGCCAATTGAAGTTGTCCATCACGCCTTCTGGCAGGGCCCTCCACAAGAAGATCGCACAGCGTTTCGTCACCCGCCAGGAGAAGATATTATCGGTCCTCAGCGCCAAAGAGCGCAAATCTCTTGATGGTTTATTGAACAAGCTGGTCCGACATGCCGCTACGCTGGATATATAA
- a CDS encoding isocitrate lyase/PEP mutase family protein, giving the protein MSAAQKIRDQINTPGIVTVPSCFDAISARLIEQHGFPMAFMSGFATAGANFGVPDLGLLSYGEILAQGRLMTDAVSIPIIGDGDTGYGNALNVKRTVNGFADAGFGCVLIEDQAWPKRCGHTAGKQTVAFDEAVTRVKAAVDARDEGADILILARTDTRATDGLEESIRRANAFRDAGADILFVEAPKSVDEMRRVCAEAPGVHLANLVEDGDTPMLSPDELQEIGYDFAIYPLTLFSASLQAMSNVLSDLKATQQHSQDLMRFSTLQDLVGFKEYYEASKRYE; this is encoded by the coding sequence ATGTCCGCTGCACAAAAAATTCGCGATCAAATCAACACTCCGGGAATAGTAACGGTTCCGTCCTGTTTTGATGCCATATCCGCACGATTGATCGAACAACATGGTTTCCCCATGGCATTTATGAGCGGCTTTGCAACGGCTGGCGCGAATTTCGGCGTGCCGGATCTGGGCCTGTTGTCTTACGGCGAAATCCTGGCACAAGGGCGTTTGATGACAGATGCCGTGTCCATACCGATCATTGGAGATGGTGATACGGGCTATGGCAACGCTCTGAACGTGAAGCGTACGGTCAACGGGTTTGCTGATGCAGGATTTGGCTGCGTCCTGATCGAGGATCAGGCATGGCCCAAACGCTGTGGCCATACGGCGGGGAAGCAGACGGTCGCCTTTGATGAAGCGGTAACCCGGGTGAAGGCCGCGGTTGATGCCCGTGATGAAGGAGCAGATATTCTAATCCTCGCCCGGACGGATACGCGGGCCACTGATGGATTGGAGGAATCCATTCGGCGGGCGAACGCTTTTCGCGATGCCGGTGCAGATATCCTCTTTGTCGAAGCCCCAAAAAGTGTAGACGAAATGCGCCGGGTTTGTGCAGAGGCACCCGGCGTGCATCTGGCAAACCTTGTTGAGGACGGGGATACCCCCATGTTGTCCCCCGATGAGCTGCAGGAAATTGGCTATGATTTTGCCATATATCCGCTGACGTTGTTTTCAGCCTCCCTGCAGGCCATGTCAAACGTGCTATCGGATTTGAAGGCAACTCAACAGCATTCGCAGGACCTTATGCGGTTTTCCACTTTGCAGGATCTGGTTGGCTTCAAAGAATATTATGAAGCCTCGAAGCGATACGAATAA
- a CDS encoding TRAP transporter large permease, which yields MLEVIVILLVLFGLLFAGIPIAFALGGLGVLLLYFGDFSSLMAPQTLYSAMDSFVLIAVPLFLLMSNILLKAGVGRDLFSAAQAWVGHLPGGLAVATVLSCGVFAAVSGSSVATAATIGVVSIPEMIERGYSRKFALGLLAAGGTLGILIPPSIPMIVYGVVTEESILDMFLAGIGPGILLIILFCGFSMLYAKFDKRFQMQPKAGWAERKLSTIRTLPTLVLVIIMLGGLYAGIFTPSEAGGVGFVCALLLTTVIQRRLTWTDFKEALIDSMKTTVTILLIVAGAKIFGKAITLYQLPQEFSTLIADTFHSQGYMILAICLSLLVFGLFLEALSMMLIMVPLLLPTLLVFGVDPIWFGIIFVIMIECALITPPVGLNIYVIQAVGKATMAEVSAGVWPFVLLMLLSVIAVYFFPEIALYIPFSA from the coding sequence ATGCTCGAAGTGATCGTTATTTTGCTTGTGCTTTTCGGCTTGTTGTTTGCCGGCATCCCCATTGCGTTCGCGCTTGGCGGGCTCGGCGTACTGCTCCTTTATTTCGGAGACTTCTCCTCTCTTATGGCGCCACAAACCCTGTATAGCGCCATGGATAGTTTTGTCCTGATAGCTGTTCCTTTATTCCTGCTGATGTCCAATATTCTGTTGAAAGCAGGGGTTGGGAGAGACCTGTTTAGTGCGGCCCAGGCATGGGTTGGTCATTTACCAGGTGGCCTTGCGGTGGCGACTGTTTTGTCTTGTGGTGTTTTTGCGGCCGTCTCCGGAAGCTCCGTCGCGACGGCAGCGACGATCGGCGTCGTCTCCATACCGGAGATGATCGAACGGGGATATTCCCGGAAATTCGCACTTGGATTGCTGGCCGCCGGTGGCACATTGGGTATTTTGATTCCGCCGTCTATTCCGATGATTGTTTACGGAGTGGTAACAGAGGAATCCATTCTGGATATGTTTCTTGCTGGAATCGGGCCGGGAATCCTGCTGATAATTCTGTTCTGCGGCTTTTCAATGCTCTACGCGAAATTTGACAAGCGCTTCCAGATGCAACCAAAAGCTGGCTGGGCAGAGAGGAAACTAAGCACAATACGAACGCTCCCTACCTTGGTATTGGTGATCATTATGTTGGGCGGATTGTATGCAGGGATCTTTACCCCGTCGGAAGCCGGCGGGGTCGGTTTCGTCTGCGCATTGCTTCTGACGACCGTTATCCAAAGGCGGTTGACCTGGACAGATTTCAAAGAAGCCCTGATCGACAGCATGAAAACGACGGTTACAATTTTGCTGATTGTGGCAGGGGCAAAAATATTCGGGAAGGCAATTACCCTGTACCAGCTCCCACAGGAATTCTCGACCCTTATAGCCGATACCTTCCACAGTCAGGGATATATGATCCTGGCTATTTGCCTGTCCCTGCTTGTTTTCGGGCTATTTCTTGAAGCCCTGTCGATGATGCTGATCATGGTGCCCTTGTTGTTGCCGACATTGCTGGTGTTCGGCGTTGATCCAATCTGGTTCGGCATTATCTTCGTTATCATGATTGAATGCGCCTTGATCACACCGCCGGTTGGACTGAATATCTACGTCATCCAGGCGGTGGGGAAGGCGACAATGGCAGAAGTTTCCGCCGGGGTATGGCCGTTTGTTCTTCTCATGCTGCTCAGTGTCATCGCTGTTTATTTCTTTCCGGAAATTGCTTTGTATATTCCGTTTTCTGCGTAA
- a CDS encoding TRAP transporter small permease subunit: protein MQLLGVFDKLTRALGVVSAWLFFVIGLIVTYEVVMRYVFNAPTIWVEEISRMLLLWGIFTASAFVLYNNDLIRINMLLAVLPDPLRRVMDIVAYVFIFGFAAFIAWWGGVIALDVWTTNETTGSMLNIPLWWSEIVIPIGFGLLAVQCVVEIIRKFIDPRPLETKLELH, encoded by the coding sequence GTGCAGCTATTAGGTGTTTTCGACAAACTGACGCGGGCCTTGGGGGTTGTCTCCGCTTGGCTGTTTTTTGTCATTGGCCTGATCGTTACCTATGAAGTGGTGATGCGATACGTCTTTAATGCGCCCACCATCTGGGTTGAAGAGATTTCGCGCATGCTGCTCCTGTGGGGCATTTTCACCGCATCCGCCTTTGTGCTCTACAATAACGACCTGATCCGCATCAACATGCTGCTCGCGGTTTTACCCGATCCATTGCGGCGGGTCATGGATATTGTCGCCTATGTCTTTATATTCGGTTTTGCAGCATTTATTGCCTGGTGGGGTGGCGTCATCGCCTTGGATGTCTGGACCACCAACGAGACCACGGGTTCCATGCTCAATATCCCGTTATGGTGGTCTGAAATTGTCATCCCCATCGGGTTTGGGCTGCTTGCTGTTCAATGTGTTGTCGAAATTATTCGCAAATTTATCGATCCGCGCCCTTTAGAGACGAAATTGGAGCTTCATTGA
- the dctP gene encoding TRAP transporter substrate-binding protein DctP → MKNILYALLISNLMILGAMVSEADAAKKLRITIQVPLKNHLTQNLLEFKKEVEAESKGELEVEIYHSAQLYKDKEVPRAVGSGAIEMGVASLTRFSGAIPAVELFYLPFVLNSEELVKKATAPGSKVRTLIEDEIQKTGSRVLWWQAYGMAQVLSNGDVIAVPEDMDGKKVRVFGKTLGKFVQSAGGVPTLISGSEQFLAYQRGIVDAGMTGLSGVKSRKLYQVMDWLTLTNHSDIEFVVLINEKFWEGLTGEEQQIITTAAQKVEVALRDKISEVEADALATARKEGMKIRELSPEEVIMWQETVSPVIDSYKADAGEIGVQLLLAVDELKK, encoded by the coding sequence ATGAAGAATATTCTATACGCATTGCTGATATCAAACCTGATGATACTGGGGGCAATGGTGAGTGAAGCCGATGCGGCGAAAAAGCTTCGCATCACCATTCAGGTTCCATTGAAAAATCACCTGACTCAAAACCTGCTGGAGTTCAAAAAGGAAGTTGAAGCGGAATCCAAGGGGGAGCTTGAAGTCGAGATTTATCATTCCGCCCAGCTTTACAAGGACAAGGAAGTGCCGCGCGCTGTCGGGTCCGGAGCGATTGAAATGGGCGTGGCCTCTCTAACCCGGTTTTCCGGCGCCATTCCTGCCGTGGAGCTGTTTTATCTGCCGTTTGTCCTGAACTCTGAAGAACTTGTGAAAAAAGCAACTGCACCGGGCAGTAAAGTCCGGACCCTGATTGAAGATGAAATTCAGAAGACGGGGTCACGGGTTCTCTGGTGGCAGGCCTATGGCATGGCTCAAGTCCTCTCCAATGGCGATGTCATCGCTGTTCCCGAGGATATGGATGGCAAGAAAGTCCGGGTGTTTGGGAAAACCCTGGGTAAATTCGTCCAGTCCGCCGGCGGCGTTCCAACTCTCATTTCGGGATCGGAGCAGTTTCTGGCCTATCAACGCGGGATCGTCGATGCCGGAATGACCGGCTTGTCGGGTGTCAAGAGCCGCAAACTGTATCAGGTGATGGATTGGCTGACATTGACAAATCACAGTGATATTGAGTTTGTGGTCCTGATAAATGAGAAATTCTGGGAAGGATTGACCGGCGAAGAGCAGCAGATTATCACCACTGCAGCCCAGAAAGTTGAAGTGGCGCTTCGCGACAAAATCAGTGAAGTTGAAGCGGATGCGCTGGCAACAGCCAGAAAAGAGGGAATGAAAATACGGGAACTGTCCCCTGAAGAAGTGATCATGTGGCAGGAAACCGTCTCTCCGGTTATTGACTCCTACAAAGCCGATGCCGGCGAAATTGGCGTGCAGCTATTGCTGGCTGTCGATGAGCTGAAGAAGTAG
- a CDS encoding GntR family transcriptional regulator, which translates to MASTRAQEIAEHLRKNILSGTYLPGSRLHEETLAEETGVSRTPIRAALRLMDAERLVNYFPNRGYVVREYSPDQIRAAYQTRSVLEGLACRQAVERGISEALKSSLNECITEIDVMLEKGSLHKDDVLQWRHWNARFHSQIIEASGNESLAAAINLITRIPMVSNSIVVWSTFEVVVNFHEHHRQILDLICRGLAGRAEFAMREHVEQGGDFIVSKLTEADASG; encoded by the coding sequence ATGGCGAGCACCCGGGCTCAGGAAATAGCTGAGCATCTGCGTAAAAATATTCTGTCAGGAACCTACCTGCCCGGTAGCCGTCTGCATGAAGAAACCCTGGCTGAAGAAACCGGCGTCTCCCGTACGCCGATCCGCGCCGCCCTCCGTCTTATGGACGCGGAACGGTTGGTGAATTATTTTCCCAATAGAGGATATGTTGTTCGGGAATATTCTCCCGATCAAATTCGCGCCGCCTATCAAACCCGCTCTGTCCTGGAGGGGCTGGCCTGCCGTCAAGCTGTTGAACGCGGCATATCAGAGGCGCTCAAAAGCTCCCTGAACGAATGCATTACAGAAATCGATGTGATGCTGGAAAAAGGCAGCTTGCACAAAGATGATGTTTTGCAATGGCGTCACTGGAATGCCCGGTTTCACAGCCAGATTATCGAGGCTTCGGGTAATGAAAGTTTAGCCGCAGCGATAAACCTGATCACCCGTATTCCCATGGTTTCCAACTCCATCGTCGTCTGGAGCACGTTCGAAGTTGTCGTCAATTTCCATGAGCATCATCGTCAAATTCTTGATTTAATATGCCGGGGTCTGGCCGGCAGGGCCGAATTTGCCATGCGGGAGCATGTGGAACAAGGTGGCGATTTCATTGTCTCTAAACTGACCGAAGCAGACGCGTCCGGCTAA
- a CDS encoding NAD(P)-binding domain-containing protein, whose translation MDGFTDRLQQLESDIIRDFDYLNYPAENWVKAAKGPTGEPVLDVAIIGGGMCGMAAAVGLRREGVLNFRIFERQDKGFEGPWVTTARMETLRSPKHLTGPHMGLPNLTFQAWYQAKWGWESWQALGNIPREMWMEYLRWYRKILDIPTENNVELLGIEPAGDLLKLYFRQGNTEFQQLTRRIVLATGRAAFGGTRLPAAFAGLPKSVRAHTEDDIDFTALKGKKVIVIGGAASAVDSAATALEAGADEVNLLLRAAEMPRLNKFKSTVYSGFLQGFFSADDETRWRFLQHGFGCKVAAPRGSMLRLKALKKAHIHFGSPAQEATVQDNKVVVTTPKGSLSADFLILGTGYAINIGDQPEFSSFADKVKLWQDQYSPPEEIADPELGRFPYLGGNFELLEKKPGEAPYLSRIHLFNAATTMSHAALSSDIPGVNVGANRLTAALVRSFFVEDSQKHLEDFYAYNDPELLGDEWTNED comes from the coding sequence ATGGATGGCTTTACCGACCGGCTGCAGCAGCTGGAATCAGATATAATTCGTGACTTCGACTATCTTAATTATCCGGCGGAAAACTGGGTGAAGGCTGCAAAGGGTCCGACCGGCGAGCCGGTGCTCGATGTTGCGATTATCGGCGGCGGCATGTGCGGGATGGCGGCGGCGGTCGGCTTGCGCCGAGAGGGTGTTCTGAATTTCCGGATTTTTGAACGGCAGGACAAAGGGTTTGAAGGGCCCTGGGTGACGACGGCCAGAATGGAAACCTTGCGCTCCCCAAAACATCTGACAGGGCCCCATATGGGCCTGCCCAACCTGACGTTCCAGGCATGGTATCAGGCGAAATGGGGGTGGGAAAGTTGGCAGGCGCTGGGCAACATTCCGCGAGAAATGTGGATGGAATATCTTCGCTGGTACCGCAAGATACTGGATATCCCAACGGAAAATAACGTTGAATTGTTGGGCATTGAGCCTGCCGGAGATTTGCTAAAACTTTACTTCAGACAGGGGAATACGGAATTCCAGCAATTGACCCGGCGAATTGTGTTAGCGACGGGCCGGGCGGCATTTGGCGGGACGCGGCTGCCGGCGGCCTTTGCCGGCTTGCCGAAATCCGTCAGGGCCCATACGGAAGACGACATTGATTTCACGGCACTCAAGGGCAAGAAAGTTATCGTCATTGGCGGTGCCGCATCGGCGGTGGATAGTGCCGCAACAGCCTTGGAAGCAGGCGCGGATGAAGTGAATTTGCTTCTGCGGGCAGCAGAAATGCCCCGCTTGAACAAATTCAAAAGCACGGTTTATTCAGGTTTCTTGCAAGGATTCTTTTCAGCTGATGATGAGACCCGCTGGCGGTTCCTGCAGCATGGGTTCGGCTGTAAAGTGGCCGCCCCGCGCGGCTCCATGCTCCGTTTGAAGGCGCTGAAAAAAGCGCATATCCATTTTGGCAGCCCGGCCCAGGAGGCAACGGTTCAGGACAATAAAGTTGTCGTAACGACACCCAAAGGATCCCTTAGCGCTGATTTCCTTATTCTGGGGACGGGCTATGCGATTAATATCGGTGATCAGCCGGAATTCTCCTCCTTTGCGGACAAGGTCAAGCTTTGGCAGGACCAGTACTCTCCGCCGGAGGAGATAGCTGACCCCGAATTGGGGCGGTTTCCGTATCTGGGTGGCAATTTTGAGCTGTTGGAGAAGAAGCCGGGAGAGGCGCCCTATTTGTCGCGCATTCACTTGTTCAATGCAGCCACGACCATGTCCCATGCTGCCTTGAGCAGTGACATACCGGGCGTTAATGTCGGCGCAAACAGATTGACCGCTGCGCTGGTCAGGAGTTTTTTTGTTGAAGACAGTCAGAAGCATCTTGAAGATTTTTATGCGTATAATGACCCTGAGCTCTTGGGCGACGAATGGACCAACGAGGATTAG
- the rfbF gene encoding glucose-1-phosphate cytidylyltransferase: MKAVILAGGLGTRISEESHLRPKPMIEIGDRPILWHIMKIYAHHGITEFIICLGHRSYVVKEYFANYFLHRSDVTFDLQNNEVTYHTAKAEPWRVSLVETGEVTMTGGRLKRIADYLDPGETFCMTYGDGVADVDITELIAFHRSEGRDATLTAVAPPGRFGATVIENGAVKEFIEKPAGDNGLINGGFFVLEPSVLERIAGDGISWENEPLTGLAADGQLSAYRHTGFWQPMDTLREKNYLEQLWAGGNAPWRVWA; this comes from the coding sequence TTGAAAGCAGTAATCTTGGCCGGTGGGTTGGGCACCCGGATTTCCGAAGAATCCCATTTACGGCCAAAGCCGATGATCGAGATCGGCGACCGGCCGATCCTGTGGCATATCATGAAGATTTATGCCCATCACGGCATCACCGAATTTATTATCTGCCTGGGCCATCGGAGCTATGTGGTGAAAGAGTATTTTGCCAATTATTTCCTGCATCGTTCCGACGTCACCTTTGATCTGCAAAATAATGAAGTAACCTATCACACGGCAAAGGCGGAGCCCTGGCGCGTTTCCCTCGTTGAAACCGGTGAAGTAACCATGACCGGTGGCCGGTTAAAACGGATCGCAGACTATCTGGATCCGGGTGAAACCTTCTGCATGACTTACGGCGACGGTGTTGCAGATGTTGATATAACAGAGCTGATCGCGTTTCACCGTTCCGAAGGCCGCGACGCGACCCTCACGGCTGTCGCACCACCCGGTCGGTTCGGGGCGACCGTGATTGAAAATGGCGCGGTAAAAGAGTTTATTGAAAAGCCGGCAGGTGACAACGGATTGATCAATGGCGGTTTCTTTGTGCTTGAACCGTCCGTGCTGGAGAGAATTGCCGGCGACGGGATCTCGTGGGAAAACGAGCCTTTAACCGGTCTGGCTGCCGATGGCCAGCTATCTGCTTATCGGCATACCGGCTTTTGGCAACCGATGGATACACTTCGCGAAAAAAACTATCTGGAACAGCTTTGGGCAGGCGGCAATGCTCCCTGGCGGGTTTGGGCTTAA
- the rfbG gene encoding CDP-glucose 4,6-dehydratase, producing the protein MNMCSVKSDFWKNRRILLTGHTGFKGAWTALWLEKMGAEVIGVSLPPEGDFSLYGSVEDHTAFRSHFIDIRNRTELDEVVSSENPEIVLHMAAQALVRRSYKEPVLTYETNVLGTVNLLDSLSRTSSVKAALIVTSDKVYANNNSGRPFVETDELGGDDPYSSSKAACEIATASLSKSLFKDKTIPIATARAGNVIGGGDFSEDRLIPDIWRAACDGKPVTLRYPNATRPWQHVLESVSGYLTYLQALCEDADNKLPRALNFGPAAAETFTVGQIANQVQEAFDIKSDWLLNKTEQPVEKTALALDAGLAKNALGWESKWQAEKTLDMTVDWYKAFSDGRNAFELTLSQIEDYEKETA; encoded by the coding sequence ATGAATATGTGCTCAGTTAAATCGGATTTTTGGAAGAACCGACGCATTCTACTGACGGGTCATACCGGCTTTAAAGGAGCCTGGACGGCCCTTTGGCTGGAGAAAATGGGCGCGGAAGTCATTGGCGTTTCACTGCCACCGGAAGGGGATTTCTCCCTGTATGGCAGTGTAGAAGATCACACGGCCTTTCGCTCGCATTTCATTGACATCCGAAATCGGACGGAACTTGATGAGGTCGTATCCTCGGAAAATCCGGAAATCGTCTTGCATATGGCCGCTCAGGCGCTTGTCCGCCGGTCCTACAAAGAGCCGGTATTGACCTATGAGACCAACGTTCTGGGAACGGTAAACCTTCTGGACAGCCTAAGCCGGACCTCTTCTGTTAAAGCCGCGTTGATCGTGACAAGCGATAAGGTCTATGCCAATAACAATAGCGGCAGGCCTTTTGTCGAAACAGATGAATTGGGGGGCGACGACCCCTATTCCTCGTCCAAGGCCGCCTGTGAAATTGCAACCGCCTCCCTGTCAAAAAGCTTGTTCAAGGACAAAACTATCCCCATCGCAACGGCTCGCGCCGGAAATGTCATTGGCGGAGGCGATTTTTCTGAAGACAGGCTGATCCCCGATATTTGGCGGGCCGCCTGTGATGGCAAACCCGTTACGCTGCGATATCCCAACGCCACGCGACCCTGGCAGCATGTTCTGGAATCCGTTTCGGGATATCTCACATATCTTCAGGCCTTGTGCGAAGATGCAGACAACAAGCTCCCCCGGGCCTTGAATTTTGGCCCCGCTGCAGCAGAAACATTCACTGTTGGGCAAATCGCCAATCAGGTTCAGGAAGCGTTTGACATAAAAAGCGACTGGCTTTTGAACAAGACGGAGCAGCCTGTGGAAAAAACCGCGCTTGCTCTCGATGCCGGGCTGGCAAAAAATGCTCTCGGCTGGGAAAGTAAATGGCAGGCTGAAAAGACATTGGATATGACAGTCGACTGGTATAAAGCCTTTAGTGACGGGCGTAACGCCTTCGAGTTGACGCTGTCGCAAATTGAAGACTATGAGAAAGAGACCGCATGA
- a CDS encoding class I SAM-dependent methyltransferase, which yields MTTALKCRFCQDNLTETFVDLGSMPLANSYLKRKDHMASEKSYPLHARVCGTCFLVQVEDAVPAEEIFSDYAYFSSYSDSWVAHAERYCEKLTDRLGLSEKSLVMEVASNDGYLLQHFVSRNIPVLGIEPAANVAKVAEAAGVKTDVAFFGTDTANRLARQGMKADLVAANNVMAHVPDINDFIEGFRIILNEKGVFTIEFPHLLNLINKTQFDTIYHEHYSYLSLLTVEKILAKRGLKVFDVEELPTHGGSLRVFACHGDNDQFTTQDGLISVRDKEKRARLDDLAGYRGFTPKVEAVRSALLDFLTSEKSKGSKVAAYGAAAKGNTLLNYCNIDAGLIDFVVDRNPEKQDTYLPGSHIPVFSPEKIWQEKPDFLLILPWNLADEISSDMAAIKDWGGRFAVPIPQLKIL from the coding sequence ATGACCACCGCTTTGAAATGTCGGTTTTGTCAGGATAATCTGACAGAGACTTTTGTTGATCTGGGTTCGATGCCGCTGGCCAACAGCTATCTGAAGCGCAAAGACCATATGGCATCCGAGAAATCCTACCCCTTACATGCACGGGTGTGCGGCACCTGCTTTCTGGTGCAGGTGGAAGACGCTGTGCCGGCCGAAGAGATATTTTCTGACTATGCCTATTTTTCCTCCTATTCCGATAGCTGGGTTGCCCATGCCGAAAGGTACTGTGAAAAACTGACAGACCGGCTTGGCTTGTCCGAAAAATCTCTGGTTATGGAAGTGGCCAGCAATGACGGGTATCTCTTGCAGCATTTCGTCTCGCGCAATATTCCTGTTTTGGGCATAGAACCCGCGGCAAATGTTGCCAAGGTTGCAGAAGCGGCCGGGGTTAAAACCGACGTTGCTTTTTTTGGCACGGATACCGCAAACCGTTTGGCCCGCCAGGGTATGAAAGCGGATCTGGTGGCGGCCAATAATGTCATGGCGCATGTCCCGGACATCAATGACTTTATCGAAGGCTTCCGGATCATTCTCAATGAGAAGGGCGTTTTTACGATTGAGTTTCCGCATCTGCTGAATTTGATCAACAAAACCCAGTTCGATACCATTTATCATGAACATTATTCCTATTTGTCCCTTCTGACCGTCGAAAAAATCCTCGCCAAGCGTGGGCTGAAGGTATTTGACGTGGAAGAATTACCGACACATGGCGGATCTTTGCGCGTTTTTGCCTGTCATGGTGACAACGATCAATTCACGACACAGGACGGGCTGATCTCCGTCCGGGATAAAGAAAAAAGGGCCCGGCTGGACGATTTGGCGGGATACCGGGGATTTACCCCAAAAGTAGAGGCTGTCCGCAGCGCCCTTCTCGATTTTCTGACCTCTGAAAAATCCAAGGGGAGTAAAGTTGCGGCTTATGGTGCCGCGGCCAAGGGCAATACGCTGTTGAATTATTGCAATATTGACGCTGGCCTGATTGATTTCGTTGTTGACCGAAATCCGGAAAAGCAGGACACCTATTTGCCAGGGAGCCATATTCCGGTTTTCTCTCCTGAAAAAATCTGGCAGGAAAAGCCTGACTTCCTGCTTATCCTCCCGTGGAATCTGGCCGACGAAATCTCCTCCGATATGGCGGCGATCAAGGACTGGGGCGGCAGGTTTGCCGTGCCCATTCCGCAATTGAAAATATTGTAA
- the rfbC gene encoding dTDP-4-dehydrorhamnose 3,5-epimerase translates to MKFTATEISDVFIVDMDRHEDDRGYFARTFCEQEFAEQGISFTPVQSNISHNKQAFTLRGMHYHAPPYEETKLVRCSAGRLFDVAVDLRPHSPSFKKWVAVELSPENGRGLHIPAGCAHGFLTLEDNSDVFYQMGPAFTPGHDRGFRWDDPEIAIKWPADPLVISHKDQLLDNFS, encoded by the coding sequence ATGAAATTTACGGCGACAGAAATATCCGATGTTTTCATCGTCGACATGGACCGCCATGAAGACGACCGCGGATATTTTGCCCGGACTTTCTGTGAACAGGAGTTCGCGGAACAGGGTATTTCCTTCACGCCCGTCCAGAGCAATATATCCCATAACAAACAAGCCTTTACGTTACGGGGGATGCATTATCATGCGCCGCCCTATGAAGAAACCAAGCTCGTCCGTTGCAGTGCAGGACGCCTTTTCGATGTGGCCGTTGATCTGCGCCCGCACTCTCCTTCCTTCAAAAAATGGGTTGCTGTGGAACTGAGTCCGGAAAATGGACGCGGTCTCCATATCCCGGCTGGCTGCGCCCATGGCTTTTTGACACTTGAAGACAACAGTGACGTCTTTTACCAGATGGGCCCCGCATTTACGCCGGGCCATGATCGCGGCTTTCGATGGGATGATCCGGAAATCGCGATCAAATGGCCCGCTGACCCGCTCGTCATTTCCCATAAGGATCAATTACTTGACAATTTTTCTTGA